In Apilactobacillus bombintestini, one genomic interval encodes:
- a CDS encoding MarR family winged helix-turn-helix transcriptional regulator: MKEDLGRQVKIAGTQFVKKFDKFASQYNLTSTQMGVIDFLSYHPNEEMFQKDIEKEFYIRRSTASTLLQRMETKRLLKRVPSKIDGRLKQVILTDKALSYCDAITQFMDDNQRFIHQHFSDDEYESLLNSLDKLIKIMGD, translated from the coding sequence ATGAAAGAAGATTTAGGTCGCCAAGTTAAAATAGCGGGTACACAATTCGTAAAGAAATTCGATAAATTCGCTAGCCAATATAATTTAACTAGCACACAAATGGGCGTTATTGACTTTTTAAGTTATCACCCTAATGAAGAGATGTTTCAAAAAGACATCGAAAAAGAATTTTACATTCGTCGATCCACCGCTTCTACTCTTTTACAAAGAATGGAAACTAAAAGACTACTTAAACGAGTCCCTTCCAAGATTGACGGTCGACTCAAACAGGTTATTTTAACCGATAAAGCACTAAGTTATTGTGACGCCATTACTCAATTTATGGACGACAATCAACGCTTTATTCACCAACACTTCTCCGATGATGAATATGAATCTTTACTAAATAGTTTAGACAAATTAATTAAAATTATGGGGGATTAA
- a CDS encoding amino acid ABC transporter ATP-binding protein, giving the protein MSKIKVTDLHKQYADNHVLKGVNLEVKDNEVVVIIGPSGSGKSTLLRTLNGLEQPTSGSVVVHGEDIAKKDINIDKVREQIGMVFQHFNLFNNLPVGENIMLAPVQLGKMSKQEAKQTAEKLLKVVGLEDKFDAPVNSLSGGQKQRIAIARALAMNPDIMLFDEPTSALDPEMVGDVLNVMKKLATEDGMTMVVVTHEMGFAKEVADRVVFVDQGIIQEQGTPDEIFNHPKNERLKSFLSKVLAV; this is encoded by the coding sequence TTGAGTAAAATAAAAGTTACTGATTTACACAAGCAATATGCTGACAACCACGTTTTAAAAGGTGTAAATCTAGAAGTTAAAGATAACGAAGTAGTTGTTATTATTGGTCCTTCTGGTTCCGGTAAATCCACTTTACTTAGAACCTTAAATGGTTTGGAACAACCTACTTCAGGTTCCGTGGTAGTTCACGGTGAAGATATCGCTAAGAAAGATATCAACATTGATAAAGTTCGTGAACAAATCGGTATGGTATTTCAACACTTCAACTTATTCAACAACCTACCAGTGGGTGAAAACATCATGTTAGCCCCTGTTCAACTAGGTAAGATGAGTAAGCAAGAAGCTAAACAAACTGCCGAAAAATTACTAAAAGTTGTGGGACTAGAAGATAAATTCGATGCTCCCGTTAACTCACTATCAGGTGGTCAAAAACAACGTATCGCCATCGCTCGTGCATTAGCTATGAACCCTGACATTATGTTATTTGATGAACCTACATCTGCTCTAGACCCTGAAATGGTCGGCGATGTTTTAAACGTTATGAAAAAATTAGCTACTGAAGATGGTATGACTATGGTCGTGGTTACTCACGAAATGGGCTTTGCTAAAGAAGTTGCTGATCGAGTAGTCTTCGTAGATCAAGGAATTATCCAAGAACAAGGCACTCCTGATGAAATCTTCAACCATCCTAAGAACGAACGTCTAAAGTCCTTCTTATCCAAGGTTTTGGCCGTTTAA
- a CDS encoding amino acid ABC transporter substrate-binding protein/permease has protein sequence MKQHSLAFRWIFTLACGLIVALGLFAAPLKSHAAEKTYTIGTDVTFPPFEYANDNNKYVGIDIDLVKAIAKDQHFKVNIKAVGFSGAVQAVQSGQMDGVIAGMSVTPERKGTFDFSTPYYNSGVVMATSQNNNKIKSLNDLRGKTVAVKTGTTGAQYAQSIQKKYGFKISTFDDSSNVYEDVLTGNSVACFDDEPVLKYAINQGTQLSIKTKPAAGTPVGFGVKKGQNGELLKKFNAGLTHLKKTGQYQKILNKYLNAKKSAADNHSFWGILKQNKVFLYQGFLQTLWLTIISIIFATIFGVIFGLLGVLPIKFFRGLSATVIYLFRGMPLLVLALFIYTGIPTLTGTKIPAFIAGVITLMLDEGAYIAAFVKGGIESVDKGQMEAARSLGLPFGKSMRKVILPQGIRLIVPSFINQFIITLKDTSILSVIGILELTQTGKIIIARNLEGFKVWAMISIIYLIIITLLTWLSNWGKRRTKI, from the coding sequence ATGAAGCAACATTCATTAGCATTCCGATGGATATTTACATTGGCATGCGGATTAATCGTTGCGTTGGGGTTATTTGCTGCGCCACTTAAATCACACGCGGCTGAAAAAACCTACACCATCGGGACCGATGTAACTTTCCCTCCCTTTGAATACGCCAACGACAACAATAAATATGTAGGTATTGATATTGATTTAGTAAAGGCCATTGCAAAGGACCAGCATTTTAAAGTTAACATTAAAGCTGTTGGTTTCAGTGGTGCCGTTCAAGCCGTACAATCCGGTCAAATGGACGGGGTTATTGCTGGTATGTCAGTTACACCCGAACGTAAGGGTACGTTTGATTTCTCAACTCCTTACTACAATTCAGGTGTAGTTATGGCTACTTCTCAAAACAATAACAAGATTAAGAGCCTAAACGATCTTCGTGGTAAGACCGTTGCCGTTAAGACTGGTACCACCGGTGCACAATATGCACAATCCATTCAAAAGAAATATGGATTTAAGATTTCTACTTTCGATGATTCCAGTAACGTTTATGAAGACGTTTTAACTGGTAACTCAGTTGCCTGTTTCGACGATGAACCAGTTCTAAAGTATGCTATTAATCAAGGTACTCAACTAAGTATCAAGACTAAGCCTGCTGCTGGTACTCCCGTTGGTTTCGGAGTTAAAAAAGGTCAAAACGGTGAATTACTTAAGAAATTTAACGCTGGTTTAACTCATTTAAAGAAAACCGGCCAATACCAAAAGATTTTAAACAAGTACTTAAACGCCAAGAAGAGTGCTGCTGACAACCACTCATTCTGGGGAATTTTAAAACAAAATAAAGTATTTCTATACCAAGGATTCTTACAAACTCTATGGTTAACTATTATTTCCATTATTTTTGCTACTATCTTTGGAGTTATCTTCGGTCTATTAGGAGTACTTCCTATTAAATTCTTCCGTGGCTTATCTGCTACAGTTATTTACCTATTTAGAGGTATGCCTCTATTAGTTCTAGCTCTATTTATCTACACTGGTATTCCTACTCTAACTGGTACTAAGATTCCTGCATTTATCGCGGGTGTTATTACCTTAATGTTAGACGAAGGTGCTTACATTGCAGCCTTTGTTAAAGGTGGTATTGAATCTGTAGATAAAGGTCAAATGGAAGCTGCTCGAAGCTTAGGTTTACCATTCGGCAAATCCATGCGTAAGGTTATTCTTCCACAAGGTATTCGTTTAATCGTACCTTCCTTTATTAACCAATTCATCATTACCTTAAAGGATACTTCCATTCTATCTGTTATCGGTATTTTGGAACTTACTCAAACTGGTAAGATCATTATCGCTAGAAACCTAGAAGGCTTTAAAGTTTGGGCAATGATTTCAATTATTTACTTAATTATTATCACCCTACTAACTTGGCTATCTAACTGGGGTAAAAGGAGGACAAAAATTTGA
- a CDS encoding AAA family ATPase, with amino-acid sequence MANIPFDPFNDDFDRIFNQFLGNDASHSQRRYMINGQEVTPEQLQELRKNGQLQGNTKQANATKQQGGILEKLGRNLTQEARDGKLDPVIGRNKEIQETAEVLSRRIKNNPVLVGDAGVGKTAVVEGLAQAIVKGDVPATLRDKEIISIDISGLEAGTQYRGSFEQNIQNLIKEIKAKKNVILFFDEIHQILGAGNAGDESGSKGLADIIKPALSRGEISVIGATTQDEYRNTILKDAALSRRFNQVQIKAPNEETTLQILKGVRGLYEKHHNVVLPDEVLKAAVDYSVQYIPQRSLPDKAIDLVDMTAAHLAAQHPVLDQKQIEDEIKSEKQAQEDAAKNEDYEAAMQHKNRVADLEKQADSKTDAKKVTATVDDVAKSVERLTGVPVSKMSSTDIERLKTMGDRLKGKVIGQDEAVQAVTRAIRRNRAGFDEGNRPIGSFLFVGPTGVGKTELAKQLAKDMFGNKDNIIRLDMSEYSDPTAVSKLIGASAGYVGYNDNNNTLTEKVRRNPYSIVLLDEIEKANPQVLTLLLQVLDDGRLTDGQGNVVNFKNTVVIATSNAGFGNESLTGKDDKDKKIMDRLAPYFRPEFLNRFNAIVEFSHLGKDDLKDIVNLMLDDVNHTLAKKDMDVEVSDEVKDFLIDQGYDEAMGARPLRRVVEQQIRDKITDFYLDHEDIKHLKADMQDGKVVISENK; translated from the coding sequence ATGGCAAACATTCCATTTGATCCATTTAATGATGATTTTGATCGTATCTTTAATCAATTTTTAGGCAATGACGCTAGTCATTCACAACGCCGTTACATGATTAACGGACAAGAAGTTACCCCAGAACAATTACAAGAGTTAAGAAAAAATGGCCAATTACAAGGCAATACAAAACAAGCAAATGCTACTAAACAACAAGGTGGCATTCTAGAAAAGTTAGGTAGAAATCTTACCCAAGAAGCTCGTGATGGTAAGTTAGACCCAGTTATTGGTAGAAATAAAGAAATTCAAGAAACTGCTGAAGTTTTATCTAGAAGAATTAAGAACAATCCGGTATTAGTAGGTGACGCCGGTGTAGGTAAGACTGCGGTAGTAGAAGGTTTAGCTCAAGCCATTGTTAAAGGTGATGTACCTGCAACTCTTCGTGATAAGGAAATTATCAGTATTGATATTTCTGGACTAGAAGCTGGTACTCAATACCGTGGTAGTTTCGAACAAAATATTCAAAACTTAATTAAAGAAATTAAGGCAAAGAAGAACGTTATCTTGTTCTTCGATGAAATCCACCAAATCTTAGGTGCTGGTAACGCCGGTGACGAAAGTGGTTCTAAAGGTTTAGCTGATATTATCAAACCAGCTTTATCTCGTGGTGAAATCAGTGTAATCGGTGCTACTACCCAAGATGAATACAGAAACACTATTCTAAAGGACGCTGCATTATCACGTCGTTTCAACCAAGTACAAATCAAGGCACCTAATGAAGAAACTACTTTGCAAATCTTAAAGGGTGTTCGTGGTTTATACGAAAAGCATCATAATGTAGTTTTACCTGATGAAGTTCTAAAAGCTGCGGTAGACTACTCAGTTCAATATATTCCACAAAGAAGCTTGCCTGATAAGGCTATTGATTTAGTCGACATGACTGCCGCTCACTTAGCAGCACAACATCCAGTCCTAGATCAAAAGCAAATCGAAGATGAAATTAAATCCGAAAAGCAAGCTCAAGAAGATGCTGCAAAGAACGAAGATTATGAAGCTGCTATGCAACATAAGAATCGTGTAGCCGACTTAGAAAAACAAGCAGATAGCAAGACTGACGCTAAGAAAGTCACTGCTACTGTTGATGACGTCGCTAAATCAGTAGAACGTTTGACCGGAGTACCTGTTTCTAAGATGAGCAGTACTGACATCGAACGTCTAAAGACTATGGGCGATCGTCTAAAGGGTAAGGTTATCGGCCAAGACGAAGCTGTACAAGCCGTTACTCGTGCAATTCGTAGAAACCGTGCTGGTTTTGACGAAGGTAACCGTCCAATTGGTTCCTTCTTGTTCGTAGGTCCTACTGGAGTAGGTAAGACTGAATTGGCTAAGCAATTAGCTAAGGACATGTTTGGTAACAAAGACAACATTATCAGATTAGATATGTCTGAATACTCCGACCCAACCGCTGTTTCTAAATTAATCGGTGCTTCTGCTGGTTATGTAGGATACAACGATAACAACAATACCTTAACTGAAAAGGTACGTAGAAACCCTTACTCCATCGTATTGTTGGACGAAATTGAAAAGGCTAACCCACAAGTATTAACCTTGTTACTACAAGTCTTAGACGATGGTCGTTTGACTGACGGACAAGGCAATGTAGTTAACTTCAAGAACACTGTAGTAATCGCTACTTCTAACGCCGGATTCGGAAACGAAAGCTTAACTGGTAAAGATGACAAAGACAAGAAGATTATGGATCGTCTAGCTCCATACTTCCGTCCTGAATTCTTAAACCGTTTCAACGCTATCGTCGAATTCTCTCACTTAGGCAAGGATGACTTAAAGGACATCGTCAACTTAATGTTAGATGATGTAAACCACACTTTGGCTAAGAAAGACATGGACGTAGAAGTTTCTGACGAAGTTAAGGACTTCTTGATTGACCAAGGCTATGATGAAGCTATGGGTGCTCGTCCACTACGTAGAGTAGTTGAACAACAAATTAGAGATAAGATTACTGATTTCTACTTAGACCATGAAGATATCAAACATCTAAAGGCTGATATGCAAGATGGTAAGGTAGTAATTAGTGAAAATAAGTAA
- a CDS encoding malolactic enzyme, with the protein MTMGYNILNNPFKNKGTAFTKEERKELGLEGMLPPYVQTLQEQTDQAYAQFQTKDSDLEKRIFLMQIFNENRVLFYKLFSQHVVEFMPIVYDPTIAETIENYSELFVQPQNATFLSIDDDLDTIKTSLKNAADGRDIRLIVVTDAEGILGIGDWATNGVDIAVGKLMVYTAAAGIDPSQVLPVVLDAGTNNKELLNDPMYLGNRHERVYGEKYHKFVDTFVEDAEELFPDMYLHFEDFGRSNAAEILNKYKDKYTVFNDDIQGTGIIVLAGILGALNISGEDMKDQIYVSFGAGTAGTGIVSRVYDEFVQEGMDPEEAKKHFYLIDKQGLLFDDDDTLTPEQKPFARSRDEFDNPDELTSLEAVVKAVHPTILVGTSTQPNTFTEDIVKEMAAHCERPIIFPISNPTKLAEAKAEDLLKWTDGKALIGTGIPVKDIEYNGTTYQIGQANNALVYPGLGLGAIASTASVLDDEMISAAAHSLGGIVDTDKPGAAVLPPVSKLDQFSTTVAKAVADSAVKRGLTREDIKDVDQAIEDTKWEPKY; encoded by the coding sequence ATGACTATGGGATACAACATTTTAAACAACCCATTTAAGAATAAAGGTACTGCATTCACTAAAGAAGAACGTAAAGAATTAGGTTTAGAAGGTATGCTTCCACCATATGTTCAAACTTTACAAGAACAAACTGACCAAGCATACGCACAATTCCAAACTAAAGATTCCGATCTTGAAAAACGCATTTTCTTAATGCAAATTTTCAACGAAAATCGTGTACTATTCTACAAACTATTCTCACAACACGTTGTAGAATTCATGCCTATCGTATACGACCCAACCATTGCTGAAACTATCGAAAACTACAGTGAACTATTTGTTCAACCACAAAACGCTACATTCTTATCTATCGATGATGACTTAGACACTATCAAGACATCATTAAAGAATGCTGCTGATGGTCGTGACATTCGTTTAATCGTAGTTACTGACGCTGAAGGTATTTTAGGTATTGGTGACTGGGCTACTAACGGTGTTGATATCGCAGTTGGTAAGCTAATGGTTTACACTGCTGCCGCAGGTATCGACCCTAGCCAAGTTCTTCCAGTTGTATTAGATGCTGGTACTAACAACAAAGAATTATTAAACGATCCTATGTATCTAGGTAACCGTCACGAACGTGTTTACGGTGAAAAATACCACAAGTTCGTGGATACTTTCGTAGAAGATGCGGAAGAATTATTCCCAGATATGTACCTACACTTTGAAGATTTCGGTCGTAGCAATGCCGCTGAAATCCTAAACAAGTACAAGGACAAATACACTGTATTTAATGATGACATTCAAGGAACTGGTATCATCGTATTAGCTGGTATTTTAGGTGCCCTAAACATTTCCGGCGAAGACATGAAAGACCAAATCTATGTATCATTTGGTGCAGGTACTGCCGGTACTGGTATCGTTTCACGTGTTTACGATGAATTCGTACAAGAAGGTATGGACCCTGAAGAAGCTAAGAAACACTTCTACTTAATTGATAAACAAGGTCTATTATTCGATGATGACGACACTCTAACTCCTGAACAAAAACCATTTGCTAGAAGTCGTGACGAATTCGATAACCCTGACGAATTAACTAGTCTAGAAGCCGTAGTTAAAGCTGTTCACCCAACTATCTTAGTAGGTACTTCTACTCAACCAAATACCTTTACTGAAGATATCGTTAAGGAAATGGCTGCTCACTGTGAACGTCCAATTATCTTCCCTATTTCCAACCCAACTAAGTTGGCAGAAGCTAAAGCGGAAGACTTACTAAAATGGACTGACGGTAAAGCCCTAATCGGTACTGGTATTCCTGTTAAGGATATTGAATACAACGGTACTACTTACCAAATCGGTCAAGCTAATAACGCATTAGTTTACCCTGGTTTAGGTTTAGGTGCTATTGCTTCAACTGCAAGTGTCCTAGATGATGAAATGATTTCTGCCGCAGCCCACTCACTTGGTGGTATTGTCGACACTGACAAACCAGGTGCTGCAGTCTTACCTCCAGTTTCTAAGTTGGATCAATTCTCAACTACTGTAGCTAAGGCGGTTGCCGATAGCGCGGTAAAACGTGGTTTAACTCGTGAAGACATTAAAGATGTTGACCAAGCTATTGAAGATACTAAGTGGGAACCTAAGTATTAA
- a CDS encoding LysR substrate-binding domain-containing protein — protein MNTRDLEYFISLTKLKVFSKVAEEFGVSQPTITFALKRLEKEMDAKLIIRHRTHGDLIVTDSGKQLLNHAQAIIRHFTVAKRNIANLKAKKVSIGLPPIIETRYFPKIANSLKQEKLLHSIDTYEYGSETTKAALKNGELDLALLGSNNPLDDPAIETEEIERIPFCAYVAKDHPLAKQGKIYFKDLAKEDFILFKQGFVQNESFNQLAKRNAFHPNVIFRSNESNNIMRLIEHNVGVGFFNSLVNTPDDVVKLEFLDEDMPMFVTNLVYLKSHYFSDFQKEVLDVIRESIKKE, from the coding sequence ATGAACACTAGAGATCTGGAATATTTTATAAGCTTAACAAAATTAAAAGTTTTTTCTAAAGTAGCGGAAGAATTTGGCGTTAGCCAACCTACCATTACCTTTGCCCTAAAAAGGCTAGAAAAAGAAATGGATGCCAAACTTATAATCCGTCATCGTACTCATGGTGACTTAATTGTAACCGATAGTGGTAAACAATTGTTAAATCATGCTCAGGCCATCATTCGACATTTCACGGTGGCCAAGAGAAACATCGCTAATCTAAAGGCTAAGAAAGTATCTATCGGGTTGCCACCTATTATCGAAACTAGATACTTTCCTAAAATTGCTAATAGTTTAAAACAAGAAAAATTATTGCACAGTATTGATACTTATGAATATGGTTCCGAAACTACCAAGGCAGCACTTAAAAATGGGGAATTAGACCTAGCTCTCTTAGGTTCTAATAATCCGCTAGATGATCCTGCGATTGAAACCGAAGAAATCGAGAGAATCCCATTTTGTGCCTATGTAGCTAAAGACCATCCATTGGCTAAGCAAGGTAAAATTTATTTTAAAGATTTAGCCAAAGAAGACTTTATCTTATTTAAACAAGGCTTTGTGCAAAATGAATCCTTTAACCAATTAGCTAAACGTAATGCCTTTCATCCGAACGTAATTTTTAGATCTAACGAATCCAATAACATTATGCGTTTAATTGAACATAATGTAGGAGTAGGTTTCTTTAATTCCTTAGTTAATACTCCTGACGATGTAGTTAAACTAGAGTTCTTAGACGAAGATATGCCCATGTTTGTTACTAACTTGGTTTACTTAAAGTCTCATTACTTTAGTGATTTTCAAAAAGAAGTCTTGGATGTCATTAGAGAATCAATTAAAAAAGAGTAA
- a CDS encoding transporter substrate-binding domain-containing protein: MKFNKLFKSLTVLLAVAGTGALLASCGNSSAKNYKDNLTNNGKLTIGLEGTYAPYSYRQGGQLKGFEVDLAKDVAKKMGLKADFVQTKWDSLIAGLGSNRYDAVMNNMTVTPQREKLYSFSTPYAYSYYTLITKSNSSMKSIKDIKGMNIVDGAGTDNAVVAKKFGANISSTPDNSTGYQLIQQGRADGTVNAIPAWKYYAKNNSTKGLKEIDVPTKLQEPAATSIMFNKNSKALNKKVNQVLEQLRKDGTMKKLSMKYFGSDITSKKD; the protein is encoded by the coding sequence ATGAAATTCAACAAATTATTCAAATCTCTAACTGTATTATTAGCCGTTGCCGGTACCGGTGCTTTATTAGCATCATGCGGTAACTCCAGTGCTAAGAACTACAAAGATAACTTAACTAACAATGGTAAATTAACTATTGGTTTGGAAGGAACTTATGCTCCTTACTCATACCGTCAAGGTGGCCAACTAAAAGGTTTCGAAGTGGATTTAGCTAAAGACGTTGCTAAGAAGATGGGTCTAAAGGCTGACTTCGTTCAAACTAAATGGGACAGTTTAATCGCTGGTCTAGGTAGTAACCGTTACGATGCTGTTATGAACAACATGACCGTTACTCCACAAAGAGAAAAATTATACTCATTCTCTACTCCATACGCTTACTCTTACTACACTTTAATTACTAAGAGCAACAGTTCTATGAAGAGTATCAAAGACATTAAAGGTATGAACATCGTCGACGGTGCTGGTACTGATAACGCCGTAGTTGCTAAGAAGTTTGGTGCTAACATTTCATCTACTCCTGACAACTCCACTGGTTACCAATTGATCCAACAAGGTCGTGCTGATGGTACTGTTAATGCTATTCCTGCATGGAAGTACTACGCTAAGAACAACTCTACTAAGGGTCTAAAAGAAATTGACGTTCCTACTAAGCTACAAGAACCTGCTGCAACATCTATCATGTTCAACAAGAATTCTAAAGCTCTAAACAAGAAAGTTAACCAAGTCTTAGAACAACTAAGAAAAGACGGAACTATGAAGAAACTATCTATGAAGTACTTCGGTTCTGACATTACTTCTAAGAAAGACTAA
- a CDS encoding amino acid ABC transporter ATP-binding protein, whose product MLNLKNVSKTFGKQHALDNISLQFPKNKTSVIVGPSGSGKSTLLRSLNLLEKPEAGEYDFNDLKIDFGQKKLSSKTILQIRRKTSMVFQGFNLFPHLTVVKNVMEGQVQVLGKSKDEARTEALHLLDKVGMKDKADAYPSQLSGGQAQRVAIARSLAMHPEYILLDEPTSALDPEIELEVLKVLLELAKEKQSLVIVTHNLTFAQRVADKITFIEDGKVGFDGPTEEFFSSDDSRIKDFLAAMSLQNI is encoded by the coding sequence ATGCTTAATTTAAAAAATGTTTCCAAAACCTTTGGTAAGCAACATGCTTTGGATAATATTTCTCTACAATTTCCTAAAAATAAAACTTCAGTAATTGTAGGTCCTTCTGGTTCTGGTAAATCTACCCTACTTCGTTCTTTGAACTTATTGGAAAAGCCCGAAGCCGGTGAATATGATTTCAACGATTTAAAAATTGATTTTGGACAAAAGAAACTAAGTTCTAAAACCATTTTGCAAATCCGCAGAAAGACTAGCATGGTATTTCAAGGTTTTAATTTATTTCCTCATCTAACCGTCGTTAAAAATGTGATGGAAGGACAAGTTCAAGTACTAGGTAAAAGCAAGGATGAAGCACGTACTGAAGCTCTTCACTTACTAGATAAAGTAGGTATGAAAGACAAGGCCGATGCTTATCCTAGCCAACTATCCGGTGGTCAAGCACAACGTGTTGCCATCGCGCGCTCATTAGCTATGCATCCTGAATACATCCTATTAGATGAACCTACCAGTGCACTAGATCCAGAAATTGAATTAGAAGTACTTAAGGTACTTTTGGAACTAGCTAAAGAAAAACAATCATTAGTTATCGTTACGCACAATTTAACTTTTGCGCAACGTGTAGCTGATAAAATTACTTTCATTGAAGACGGTAAAGTTGGTTTTGACGGACCTACCGAAGAATTCTTCTCTTCTGACGATAGTCGTATCAAAGACTTTCTTGCCGCTATGAGCTTACAAAACATTTAA
- a CDS encoding amino acid ABC transporter permease — translation MSAWDIIRDATPQLVKACLIYTIPIAIVSFIIGLTIAVITALIKISQKGGWFLIVKAIFHFYVWLFRSTPLLVQLFIVFFGLPYLRIAGIFPDGIRLTPVVAGIITFSLNTGAYASETIRGAILSIPEGQWEAAYSLGMTKRKVLWRIILPQASRVSLPPLANEFIGLVKDTSLAASITIVEMFEVSQQIAAENYQPLIMYILVAAIYAVLCSILSVLQSYLEKRVSRSFVKN, via the coding sequence ATGAGTGCATGGGATATTATACGTGACGCTACTCCACAACTAGTTAAAGCGTGTCTAATTTATACCATCCCCATTGCGATTGTTTCCTTTATTATTGGTTTAACCATTGCTGTGATTACTGCCTTAATAAAGATTTCGCAAAAAGGTGGTTGGTTCTTAATTGTAAAAGCCATTTTTCATTTTTACGTATGGTTATTTAGAAGTACCCCTCTATTAGTGCAATTATTCATTGTGTTTTTCGGGTTACCATACCTTCGAATCGCGGGAATTTTCCCCGATGGAATTCGTTTAACTCCAGTGGTTGCCGGAATTATTACTTTTTCTCTAAACACCGGAGCTTATGCTTCTGAAACCATCCGTGGTGCCATTTTATCCATTCCGGAAGGTCAATGGGAAGCTGCTTATTCACTAGGTATGACTAAGCGCAAAGTTTTATGGCGCATCATTTTACCACAAGCCAGTCGAGTTTCATTACCTCCACTAGCTAACGAATTTATCGGATTGGTAAAGGATACTTCATTGGCTGCTTCCATTACTATCGTAGAAATGTTTGAAGTCAGTCAACAAATCGCTGCGGAAAACTATCAACCTTTAATTATGTACATCTTGGTAGCTGCCATTTATGCGGTATTATGTAGTATTCTTTCCGTTCTACAAAGTTACTTGGAAAAACGAGTTTCTCGTTCTTTCGTTAAAAACTAG
- a CDS encoding mechanosensitive ion channel family protein produces the protein MKHQPTNPSVVKQYIDSFNWGDILHNLTFIVIDVALLSIFFLIVKFLGQLLINHFFNRYVRKQKHRNPKREKTLDSISTNTFNYILEFFWLYSILSVIGIPVGSLLAGAGLISLALGLGAQGLANDIITGFFILFEHQLDVGDFVILDTITGTVEEIGLRSTQIRGVDDSLNFVPNRYITNICNMSKDRLKAEINIRIYPNSPIQQIIDIMKDVNAKNVATTDGIIDDPQLLGTVDIGNGTLIVKEWIPCKDTAKFAVQFKFLQLYLEAITAAGIELPNNDLVTPIH, from the coding sequence ATGAAACATCAACCCACTAACCCTAGTGTAGTCAAACAATATATCGATAGTTTTAACTGGGGCGATATTTTACACAACTTAACTTTTATCGTCATTGACGTGGCGTTATTATCCATTTTCTTTTTAATAGTTAAATTTTTAGGACAACTATTAATTAATCATTTCTTCAATCGTTATGTTAGAAAACAAAAGCATCGTAATCCTAAACGAGAAAAGACACTAGATTCTATTTCTACTAACACTTTCAACTATATTCTAGAATTCTTCTGGTTATATTCCATTTTGTCCGTAATAGGAATTCCAGTCGGTTCTCTACTAGCTGGTGCCGGATTGATTTCTCTAGCTTTAGGTTTAGGTGCCCAAGGTTTAGCTAACGATATCATCACCGGGTTCTTTATTTTATTTGAACATCAATTAGACGTCGGCGACTTCGTTATTTTAGATACCATCACCGGTACCGTTGAAGAAATTGGTTTACGTTCTACCCAAATCCGTGGCGTCGATGACTCGCTTAACTTCGTACCTAACCGCTACATTACTAACATCTGTAATATGTCCAAAGACCGTCTTAAGGCCGAGATTAACATTCGAATCTATCCTAACAGTCCGATTCAACAAATTATCGACATTATGAAAGATGTGAATGCTAAAAACGTGGCCACTACTGACGGCATCATTGATGATCCTCAACTATTAGGAACTGTCGACATTGGTAACGGTACTCTTATCGTCAAAGAATGGATTCCATGCAAAGACACTGCTAAGTTTGCCGTACAATTCAAATTCCTACAATTATATCTAGAAGCTATTACCGCTGCAGGTATTGAGTTACCTAATAATGATTTGGTAACACCTATACATTAA